The following are from one region of the Achromobacter xylosoxidans genome:
- a CDS encoding ABC transporter substrate-binding protein yields MQFKHLLQYSVLAAALTAGAAQAQNVVLYSSNNTETIETALDAVKQKSPKLNVQPVTGGTGTMMKRIEAEAQNPRGDLFWSGGFGTLGAYRQHLQPYRPADLDKIPTEFRGPDDLWVGTNVHVMVMMVNERQLKGLPAPATWSDLMQPQWKNKFAITDPSKSGTAYMLVYGLFKQFGQEGLDKIAANAVVTASSGTTYKGVAAGEYAVGMTLEYAAQEYVAGGQKEIKLVYPTEGSYLAPEGMFIIKGAKNMDAAKALYDGLLSKESQEAQLVKNFRRPTRTDVAVASLTTLPDLKTIKIFPVSQDAAAKEYEAVVAAWNQAVAKSK; encoded by the coding sequence ATGCAATTCAAGCACCTACTTCAGTACAGCGTCCTGGCCGCCGCCCTGACCGCCGGCGCCGCCCAGGCCCAGAATGTCGTGCTCTATTCGTCCAACAACACGGAGACGATCGAAACCGCCCTGGACGCGGTGAAGCAGAAGTCGCCGAAATTGAACGTGCAGCCCGTCACCGGCGGCACCGGCACGATGATGAAGCGCATCGAGGCCGAAGCGCAGAATCCGCGCGGCGACCTGTTCTGGAGCGGCGGCTTCGGCACGCTGGGCGCTTACCGCCAGCACCTGCAGCCCTACCGTCCGGCCGACCTGGACAAGATCCCCACCGAATTCCGCGGTCCGGACGATCTGTGGGTGGGCACCAACGTGCACGTCATGGTGATGATGGTCAACGAGCGCCAGCTCAAGGGCCTGCCCGCGCCGGCCACCTGGTCCGACTTGATGCAGCCGCAATGGAAGAACAAGTTCGCCATCACCGACCCGTCCAAGAGCGGTACGGCCTACATGCTGGTGTACGGCCTCTTCAAGCAATTCGGCCAGGAAGGGCTGGACAAGATCGCCGCCAACGCGGTGGTCACCGCATCCTCCGGCACCACCTACAAGGGCGTGGCCGCGGGCGAGTATGCCGTGGGCATGACGCTCGAGTACGCCGCCCAGGAATACGTGGCCGGCGGCCAGAAGGAGATCAAGCTGGTCTACCCGACCGAGGGCAGCTACCTGGCGCCGGAAGGCATGTTCATCATCAAGGGCGCGAAGAACATGGATGCCGCCAAGGCACTGTACGACGGCCTCTTGAGCAAGGAGTCGCAGGAAGCCCAGCTGGTGAAGAACTTCCGCCGCCCGACGCGCACGGACGTGGCCGTGGCCAGCCTGACCACCCTGCCTGACCTGAAGACCATCAAGATCTTCCCGGTCAGTCAGGATGCGGCCGCGAAGGAGTATGAAGCGGTGGTCGCCGCCTGGAACCAGGCCGTCGCGAAATCCAAGTAA
- a CDS encoding ABC transporter permease: MKIKWWPWGILTAISLALLLFFVLYPLAVLFSNSVTGQDGGFTLEGFKALLADSQYIEAFGNTLILGLAVTACTVLVGVPFAYMVARFDFPLKNLVAILPVLTIVIPEIIVGQSWLLILGNNGILTNLLGDAGISLPSFYGWTGMVFSMTLVYYTYIYLGVLAALRGFDGQLEEAGLSLGTPPLLTKLRVLVPVLLPAVLVNALVVFTLVVGNFALAMLLGSRVPLLSVMTYNTFVSEMGGSPTLQSAMSVVSIAIVAIVLFFQKRVVERKVYTMTQGRAPAATRVRSWTALLYTSGVGLIIFISLLPLIVVFIAAFTKTSGPVMQWGQWSLASMQRALHGAPEPILNSLKFASLATVLGVAFAVLVSYLTIKKRSASTQVLDYIVVLPLTISGTVLGIALVQTFNTGWLVLAGTSGIMVLCYTVRRLPFAVRNASSVLFNIPESIEEASISLGVSPLMTFFKVILPAMKASIISAAILMWLTTISELSASIVAYSGGLETMPIAIFRQVDGGRLGMASAYGAALVTVIVLPIIVSVKAFRIKLFSGK; the protein is encoded by the coding sequence ATGAAAATCAAATGGTGGCCCTGGGGCATCCTGACGGCAATCAGCCTGGCTCTGCTGCTGTTCTTCGTGCTCTATCCGCTGGCCGTGCTGTTCAGCAACAGCGTCACCGGCCAGGATGGCGGCTTCACGCTGGAGGGCTTCAAGGCCCTGCTGGCCGACTCTCAATACATCGAGGCCTTCGGCAATACGCTGATCCTGGGCCTGGCGGTCACGGCATGCACCGTGCTGGTGGGCGTGCCCTTCGCCTACATGGTGGCGCGCTTCGACTTTCCGTTGAAGAACCTGGTGGCGATCCTGCCGGTGCTGACCATCGTGATCCCCGAGATCATCGTGGGCCAGTCCTGGCTGCTGATCCTGGGCAACAACGGCATCCTGACCAACCTGCTGGGTGACGCCGGCATTTCGCTGCCCTCGTTCTACGGCTGGACCGGCATGGTGTTCTCCATGACGCTGGTCTACTACACCTACATCTACCTGGGCGTGCTGGCGGCGCTGCGCGGCTTCGACGGCCAGCTCGAAGAAGCGGGCCTGAGCCTGGGTACACCGCCGCTCCTGACCAAGCTGCGCGTGCTGGTGCCGGTGCTGCTGCCCGCGGTGCTGGTCAACGCGCTGGTGGTGTTCACGCTGGTGGTGGGCAACTTCGCGCTGGCCATGCTGCTGGGCAGCCGCGTGCCGCTGCTGTCGGTCATGACTTACAACACCTTCGTCAGCGAAATGGGCGGCAGCCCGACGCTGCAGAGCGCGATGTCGGTCGTGTCCATCGCCATCGTCGCCATCGTGCTGTTCTTCCAGAAGCGCGTGGTCGAACGCAAGGTCTACACCATGACGCAGGGACGCGCGCCGGCCGCTACCCGCGTGCGCTCGTGGACCGCCCTGCTCTATACCAGCGGCGTGGGCCTGATCATCTTCATTTCGCTACTGCCGCTGATCGTGGTCTTCATCGCCGCCTTCACCAAGACCAGCGGCCCGGTCATGCAATGGGGCCAATGGTCGTTGGCCAGCATGCAGCGCGCGCTGCATGGCGCGCCGGAGCCCATCCTGAACTCGCTCAAGTTCGCCTCGCTGGCCACGGTGCTGGGCGTGGCCTTCGCGGTGCTGGTCAGCTACCTGACGATCAAGAAGCGCAGCGCGTCCACCCAGGTGCTGGACTACATCGTGGTGCTGCCCCTGACCATTTCGGGCACGGTGCTGGGCATCGCGCTGGTGCAGACCTTCAATACCGGCTGGCTGGTGCTGGCGGGTACGTCGGGAATCATGGTGCTGTGCTACACGGTGCGGCGCCTGCCCTTCGCGGTGCGCAACGCCTCGTCGGTGCTGTTCAACATTCCCGAGTCGATCGAGGAAGCCTCGATCAGCCTGGGCGTGTCGCCGCTCATGACCTTCTTCAAGGTGATCCTGCCCGCCATGAAGGCGTCCATCATCTCGGCTGCCATCCTGATGTGGCTCACCACCATTTCCGAGCTATCGGCTTCCATCGTCGCCTACAGCGGCGGCCTGGAGACCATGCCCATCGCCATCTTCCGCCAGGTCGACGGCGGCAGGCTGGGCATGGCGTCGGCCTACGGCGCGGCGCTGGTCACGGTCATCGTGCTGCCCATCATCGTGTCGGTCAAGGCGTTCCGCATCAAGCTGTTCTCCGGTAAATAA
- a CDS encoding ABC transporter ATP-binding protein, producing MASITVDGIVKTFGGQQVLRNLSLHIPDGAFYTLLGPSGCGKTTLLRCIAGFYAPDGGRLLFDQDDVTHVSAHRRDIGMVFQDYALFPDKTAFDNVAYGLRARGVARAEITRRVNEALDKVGLLALADRYPAQMSGGQRQRVALARALVIRPRVLLMDEPLSNLDAKMRLQMRDVILDLVREAGITTVFVTHDQEEALAMSDRIAIMDRGDIAQLGTPEELYGTPVNAYVADFIGSANVIPVPARNGQAGAPAGHVRYEICGLGFDGVQGSDQLDGKGVLIARPEELALMAPAPYVPNTLPGKVLRRQYLGFKTAYRIALDNGSEIRVELHAGNMVAQFQPGEAVQVLIPADSRVVNA from the coding sequence ATGGCATCAATCACCGTAGACGGCATCGTCAAGACTTTCGGCGGGCAGCAAGTGCTGCGCAATCTGTCGCTGCACATCCCCGACGGCGCGTTCTACACGCTGCTGGGACCCAGCGGCTGCGGCAAGACCACGCTGCTGCGCTGCATTGCGGGCTTCTATGCCCCCGACGGCGGCCGCCTGTTGTTTGACCAGGACGACGTGACCCACGTGTCCGCGCACCGCCGCGACATCGGCATGGTGTTCCAGGACTATGCGCTGTTCCCGGACAAGACGGCTTTCGACAATGTGGCTTACGGCCTGCGCGCCCGCGGCGTGGCGCGCGCCGAGATCACGCGGCGCGTCAACGAAGCGCTGGACAAGGTCGGCCTGCTGGCACTGGCCGACCGTTATCCCGCGCAGATGAGCGGCGGGCAGCGCCAGCGCGTGGCGCTGGCGCGCGCGCTGGTGATCCGGCCGCGCGTGCTGTTGATGGACGAACCGCTGTCCAACCTGGACGCCAAGATGCGCCTGCAGATGCGCGACGTGATCCTGGACCTGGTGCGCGAGGCCGGCATCACCACCGTATTCGTGACGCACGATCAGGAAGAAGCGCTGGCGATGTCCGACCGCATCGCCATCATGGACCGCGGCGACATCGCCCAGCTGGGCACCCCGGAAGAACTCTACGGCACGCCGGTAAACGCCTACGTGGCGGACTTCATCGGTTCGGCCAACGTGATCCCGGTGCCGGCCCGCAACGGCCAGGCCGGCGCCCCCGCCGGCCATGTGCGCTACGAGATCTGCGGGCTGGGCTTTGACGGCGTGCAAGGCAGCGACCAGCTGGACGGCAAAGGCGTGCTCATCGCCCGCCCTGAAGAGCTGGCCTTGATGGCGCCCGCCCCTTACGTGCCCAATACCTTGCCTGGCAAGGTGCTGCGCCGGCAATACCTGGGCTTCAAGACCGCCTACCGCATCGCGCTGGACAACGGCTCCGAGATCCGCGTCGAGCTGCATGCCGGCAACATGGTGGCGCAGTTCCAGCCCGGCGAAGCCGTACAGGTGCTGATTCCCGCCGACAGCCGCGTCGTCAACGCTTGA
- a CDS encoding LysR substrate-binding domain-containing protein: MAGQSLPPLKALRVFEAAARLRSFTAAADELSITHSAVSQQIRILEEYVGQPLFAREARGVALLPCAQAYFPEIQASLERIAAATAKLKSPAYGGVLRVCATPSLTMKWLIPRLSAFQARHPGVDVQLTTQGRSFLDRGGDTGSDVLIRHGYMAHSDLACVHCLDDFHVPVASPRFIERNRLAAPADCLGHPLLKIAGGMDHWPRWFALAKVDVPAQLPGPVFDHQFLCMQAAMNDLGIALAPWCLLEDDIRADRLRPLFDGPQLPNAGIHALYRQDGPAAASALLFIEWLREQRRDPSHTA; the protein is encoded by the coding sequence ATGGCGGGGCAGAGCCTGCCGCCGCTCAAGGCCTTGCGCGTGTTCGAAGCCGCGGCGCGCCTGCGCAGCTTCACCGCAGCCGCCGACGAACTGAGCATCACGCACAGCGCGGTCAGCCAACAGATCCGCATACTCGAAGAGTACGTGGGGCAGCCTCTGTTCGCGCGCGAGGCGCGCGGCGTGGCGCTGCTGCCTTGCGCCCAGGCCTACTTTCCGGAAATCCAGGCCAGCCTGGAGCGCATCGCGGCCGCGACCGCCAAGCTGAAATCGCCCGCCTACGGCGGCGTGCTGCGCGTCTGCGCCACGCCGTCCCTGACCATGAAGTGGCTGATTCCGCGCCTGTCGGCGTTCCAGGCCCGGCATCCGGGCGTGGACGTGCAGCTCACCACGCAAGGGCGGTCGTTCCTGGACCGCGGCGGCGACACCGGCAGCGACGTGCTGATCCGCCATGGCTACATGGCGCACTCCGACCTGGCCTGTGTGCACTGCCTGGACGATTTCCACGTGCCGGTGGCGTCGCCGCGCTTCATCGAGCGCAACCGACTGGCTGCGCCCGCGGATTGCCTGGGGCATCCGCTGCTGAAGATCGCGGGCGGCATGGACCACTGGCCGCGTTGGTTCGCGTTGGCCAAGGTGGACGTGCCCGCGCAATTGCCGGGACCGGTGTTCGACCACCAGTTCCTGTGCATGCAGGCCGCCATGAACGACCTCGGCATCGCCTTGGCGCCCTGGTGCCTGCTGGAAGACGACATTCGCGCCGATCGCTTGCGCCCGCTGTTCGACGGCCCGCAGCTGCCGAACGCCGGCATCCACGCGCTATACCGCCAGGATGGCCCGGCCGCCGCGTCGGCGCTATTGTTCATCGAGTGGTTGCGCGAGCAAAGACGCGACCCCTCACATACCGCATAG
- the serB gene encoding phosphoserine phosphatase SerB, whose translation MHSSSTIPGLFWRGIAPPLALADYKLIAFDMDSTLISIETLDEMADLMGKKAEVAALTEAAMRGEIKDYKQSLRERVALLAGMPEAALDEVYEQRVRINPGAQTLIAACKDAGLTCLLVTGGFTCFTDRLRVCLGLDDVRANVLEIVDGRLTGRLLPQAWGDICDGEEKRRKLLEVCAALGVGPERAIAVGDGANDLPMMRAAGLSVGYRAKPAVREEVNVAIDEGGLDRLLELMAR comes from the coding sequence ATGCATTCCAGCTCCACGATACCCGGCCTCTTTTGGCGCGGCATTGCGCCTCCCCTTGCGCTCGCGGACTACAAGCTCATCGCCTTCGACATGGATTCCACGCTGATCTCGATCGAGACGCTGGACGAAATGGCGGACCTGATGGGCAAGAAGGCCGAGGTGGCGGCGCTGACGGAAGCCGCCATGCGCGGCGAGATCAAGGACTACAAGCAGAGCCTGCGCGAGCGCGTGGCGCTGCTGGCGGGGATGCCGGAAGCGGCGCTGGACGAGGTCTATGAGCAGCGTGTGCGCATCAATCCAGGCGCGCAAACGTTGATCGCGGCGTGCAAGGACGCGGGCCTGACCTGCCTGCTGGTGACCGGCGGCTTCACCTGCTTCACCGACCGGCTGCGGGTGTGCCTGGGGCTGGACGACGTGCGCGCCAACGTGCTGGAAATCGTTGACGGCCGCTTGACCGGCAGGCTGCTGCCGCAAGCGTGGGGCGATATCTGCGACGGCGAGGAAAAGCGCCGCAAGCTGCTGGAAGTGTGCGCGGCGCTGGGTGTGGGGCCGGAACGCGCCATCGCCGTGGGCGACGGCGCCAACGACCTGCCGATGATGCGCGCGGCGGGCCTGTCGGTGGGCTACCGCGCCAAGCCGGCCGTGCGCGAGGAGGTCAATGTCGCAATCGACGAAGGCGGCCTGGACCGCCTGCTGGAGCTGATGGCGCGCTAG
- the fabV gene encoding enoyl-ACP reductase FabV, whose product MIIKPRVRGFICVTTHPAGCAANVRNQIAYTRAQGPIAGGPKRVLVLGASTGYGLAARISAAFGCGAQTLGVFFERPGDAAKAGTPGWYNTAEFHEQAHAAGLYAKSINGDAFSDEIKRKTIDLIKQDLGQVDQVIYSLAAPRRTHPKTGEVFNSTLKPIGQAVNLRGLDTDREVVKESVLEPATQAEIDATVAVMGGEDWQMWIDALLEAGVLAEGASTTAFTYLGEKITHDIYWNGSIGAAKKDLDQKVLEIRAKLAARGGDARVSVLKAVVTQASSAIPMMPLYLSLLFKTMKEAGTHEGCIEQVYGLYRDSLCGQTPILDQDGRLRADYKELDPEVQARVQALWGQVNNDNIYQLTDFAGYKQDFLRLFGFEIEGVDYEADTDPAVAIRGLA is encoded by the coding sequence ATGATCATCAAGCCCCGCGTGCGCGGTTTCATCTGCGTCACCACCCATCCGGCCGGCTGCGCCGCCAACGTCCGCAACCAGATCGCCTACACCCGCGCCCAGGGGCCGATAGCTGGCGGGCCGAAACGCGTGCTGGTGCTGGGCGCATCGACCGGCTATGGCCTCGCGGCGCGGATCAGCGCGGCCTTCGGCTGCGGCGCGCAGACGCTGGGCGTGTTCTTCGAGCGGCCGGGCGATGCGGCCAAGGCCGGCACGCCGGGCTGGTACAACACGGCGGAATTCCACGAGCAGGCCCATGCCGCCGGCCTTTATGCCAAGAGCATCAACGGCGACGCCTTCTCCGACGAGATCAAGCGCAAGACCATAGACCTCATCAAGCAGGACCTGGGCCAGGTCGACCAGGTGATCTACAGCCTGGCCGCGCCGCGCCGCACGCACCCCAAGACCGGGGAAGTCTTCAATTCGACCCTCAAGCCCATCGGCCAGGCCGTCAACCTGCGCGGCCTGGACACCGACCGCGAAGTGGTCAAGGAATCCGTGCTGGAGCCCGCCACCCAGGCCGAGATCGACGCGACTGTCGCCGTCATGGGCGGCGAAGACTGGCAGATGTGGATCGACGCGCTGCTGGAAGCCGGCGTGCTGGCCGAAGGCGCCAGCACCACGGCGTTCACCTATCTGGGCGAGAAGATCACCCACGACATCTACTGGAACGGTTCCATCGGTGCAGCCAAGAAGGATCTGGACCAGAAGGTGCTGGAGATCCGCGCCAAGCTGGCCGCGCGCGGCGGCGACGCCCGCGTGTCGGTGCTGAAGGCGGTGGTGACGCAGGCCAGCTCGGCGATCCCCATGATGCCGCTGTACCTGTCGCTGCTGTTCAAGACCATGAAGGAAGCCGGCACGCACGAAGGCTGCATCGAACAGGTCTACGGCCTGTACCGCGACAGCCTCTGCGGCCAGACGCCCATCCTCGACCAGGACGGCCGCCTGCGCGCCGACTACAAGGAACTGGATCCCGAGGTGCAGGCCCGCGTGCAGGCGCTGTGGGGCCAGGTCAACAATGACAACATCTACCAGCTGACCGATTTCGCGGGCTACAAGCAGGACTTCCTGCGCCTGTTCGGCTTCGAGATCGAAGGCGTCGACTATGAAGCCGACACCGATCCGGCCGTGGCAATCCGCGGCCTGGCCTAA
- a CDS encoding DMT family transporter, with protein sequence MTPADDGRTRRAAPASSGPMMGVLLLVLSMWTLSCLDASGKWVMNAGVPLLVLSWFRYAVHLALVLALVLPARGLGVFRSKKPREQILRGGSMFLATLMFFTTLSYIPQAEATAINFLAPLLVLSAAPWVLKEPARLSRFVAAGIAFIGVIIVIRPGGGLDPVGTVFGLLTACCFAVQFIATRRVAGDDPFTSLIWSGAVGTICLTLALPFILPPALPVLKALAPLDWVVLISTGITGGLGHLFQIAAYRRAPASTLAPFVYLQIISATSVGWLVWGHFPDPLTWLGIAIICASGIGIGLIEWRRSRAQAAPLARADAR encoded by the coding sequence ATGACCCCGGCCGATGACGGTCGCACGCGCCGCGCAGCGCCCGCTTCCAGCGGCCCGATGATGGGGGTGCTGTTGCTGGTGCTGTCGATGTGGACGCTGTCGTGCCTGGATGCCAGCGGCAAGTGGGTGATGAATGCGGGCGTGCCGCTGCTGGTGCTGTCGTGGTTCCGCTATGCCGTGCACCTGGCGCTGGTGCTGGCCCTGGTGCTGCCCGCGCGCGGCCTGGGCGTATTCCGCAGCAAGAAGCCGCGCGAACAGATCCTGCGCGGCGGCTCGATGTTCCTGGCCACGCTGATGTTCTTCACCACGCTGAGCTACATCCCGCAGGCCGAGGCCACCGCCATCAACTTCCTGGCGCCGCTGCTGGTGCTGTCGGCAGCGCCCTGGGTCCTGAAGGAACCCGCCCGCCTGTCTCGATTCGTGGCCGCGGGCATCGCCTTCATCGGCGTGATCATCGTGATCCGGCCGGGCGGCGGCCTGGATCCGGTGGGCACGGTGTTCGGCCTGCTCACGGCCTGTTGCTTCGCCGTGCAGTTCATCGCGACGCGGCGCGTGGCAGGCGACGATCCGTTCACCTCGCTGATCTGGAGCGGCGCGGTCGGCACGATATGCCTGACCCTGGCCCTGCCCTTCATCCTGCCGCCCGCCCTGCCCGTGCTCAAGGCGCTGGCGCCGCTGGATTGGGTCGTGCTGATCTCCACCGGCATCACCGGCGGGCTGGGCCACCTGTTCCAGATCGCCGCCTACCGCCGCGCGCCCGCTTCCACCCTGGCGCCCTTCGTCTACCTGCAGATCATCAGCGCCACCTCGGTCGGCTGGCTGGTCTGGGGCCACTTCCCCGACCCGTTGACCTGGCTGGGCATCGCCATCATCTGCGCCAGCGGCATCGGCATCGGTTTGATCGAATGGCGCCGCAGCCGCGCCCAGGCCGCGCCGCTGGCCCGGGCCGACGCGCGCTGA
- a CDS encoding LysR family transcriptional regulator — protein MIELRNIETFFWVATLGSFRAASEKLNTTQPAVSQRIASLEADLGVLLFEREARGVKLTAKGHELLSHAERMLQVRRDMFEAAREQNVMSGTVRIGVAETIVQTWLPTLIELIHSNYPALVLEIEVDTTHVLRSHLMSRQIDLAFLMGPVLEARVENLPLCTYPLAWVASPVLDLGPEPLTLERIGKLPIITYPSNSAPYRVVRDMLTRAGVSSPRMYGSASMSMVVRMTQDAIGTSVIAPVFLGKELARGELRILRVEADPLPELSFTATWVQGPDSHAVRVIAQMAQKVAEQAADGTPL, from the coding sequence ATGATAGAACTACGCAACATCGAAACTTTTTTCTGGGTGGCCACGCTGGGCAGTTTTCGCGCCGCGTCGGAGAAACTCAACACCACGCAGCCAGCGGTATCGCAGCGCATCGCCTCGCTGGAGGCCGACCTGGGCGTGCTCCTGTTCGAGCGCGAAGCGCGCGGCGTGAAGCTGACCGCCAAGGGGCATGAACTGCTGTCGCACGCGGAGCGCATGTTGCAGGTGCGGCGCGACATGTTCGAAGCCGCGCGCGAGCAAAACGTCATGAGCGGCACGGTGCGCATCGGCGTGGCCGAGACCATCGTGCAGACCTGGCTGCCCACGCTGATCGAACTGATCCATTCCAACTATCCGGCGCTGGTGCTGGAAATCGAGGTCGACACGACCCACGTGCTGCGCTCGCATCTGATGTCGCGGCAGATCGATCTGGCCTTCCTGATGGGGCCGGTGCTGGAAGCGCGGGTCGAGAACCTGCCGCTATGCACCTATCCGCTGGCCTGGGTGGCGAGCCCGGTGCTGGACCTGGGGCCGGAGCCGCTGACGCTGGAGCGGATAGGCAAGCTGCCCATCATCACCTATCCCTCCAACAGCGCGCCTTACCGCGTGGTGCGCGATATGTTGACGCGCGCCGGCGTGAGTTCGCCGCGCATGTACGGCAGCGCCTCGATGTCGATGGTGGTGCGGATGACGCAGGACGCCATCGGCACCAGCGTCATCGCGCCGGTGTTCCTGGGCAAGGAGCTGGCGCGCGGCGAATTGCGCATCTTGCGGGTGGAGGCCGATCCCTTGCCGGAACTGAGCTTCACGGCCACCTGGGTGCAGGGGCCGGATAGCCACGCGGTCCGCGTTATCGCGCAGATGGCGCAGAAGGTGGCCGAGCAGGCCGCGGACGGGACTCCGCTCTAG
- a CDS encoding TRAP transporter substrate-binding protein — MKKSLVFAAVAASLLAGAVQAQDLPKTQLKVVGGLSNLTAYNDYEKPFWTKTIPELSKGQVTADIKGFNEMGLKGPELLRLMSQGVVEFGTATLAYFASDNPINEAIDLAGLAPDVKTARAVTDAFEPVYAKLYGEGSNVKLLGISTYPAQVLFCNAEIKSLADIKGKKVRTSSRTTAEFVEALGGSSVTMAFGEVVPALQNKVVDCAITGSLSGYSAKWYEVSTHLVALPINWNQQIHAVNQKAWDKLDPNVRTFLQTNVKTLVDNIWDAAARQTQEGYDCNTGAAACPFPVKGKMVLVQPSDADRALLKKVTEEAVLPKWAARCSAQCVKDFNATVGKTLGLTAMK; from the coding sequence ATGAAGAAGTCGCTAGTTTTCGCCGCCGTCGCCGCCAGCCTGTTGGCCGGCGCCGTCCAGGCACAGGACCTCCCCAAGACCCAGTTGAAAGTCGTGGGCGGCCTGAGCAACCTGACTGCTTACAACGATTACGAAAAGCCGTTCTGGACCAAGACCATCCCCGAGCTGTCCAAGGGCCAGGTCACGGCCGACATCAAGGGCTTCAACGAAATGGGCTTGAAGGGCCCCGAATTGCTGCGCCTGATGTCTCAGGGCGTGGTCGAATTCGGCACCGCCACGCTCGCTTACTTCGCCAGCGACAACCCCATCAACGAAGCGATCGACCTGGCCGGCCTGGCGCCCGACGTCAAGACCGCGCGCGCCGTCACCGACGCGTTCGAACCGGTCTACGCCAAGCTCTATGGCGAAGGCAGCAACGTCAAGCTGCTGGGCATTTCCACGTATCCCGCGCAGGTGCTGTTCTGCAACGCCGAAATCAAGAGCCTGGCCGACATCAAGGGCAAGAAGGTCCGCACCAGCAGCCGCACCACCGCCGAGTTCGTCGAGGCGCTGGGCGGCTCCAGCGTGACCATGGCCTTCGGCGAAGTGGTGCCCGCGCTGCAGAACAAGGTGGTGGATTGCGCCATCACGGGTTCGCTGTCCGGCTATTCGGCCAAGTGGTACGAAGTGTCGACCCACCTGGTCGCGCTGCCGATCAACTGGAACCAGCAGATCCACGCCGTCAACCAGAAGGCCTGGGACAAGCTGGACCCCAACGTGCGCACTTTCCTGCAGACCAATGTGAAGACGCTGGTCGACAACATCTGGGACGCCGCCGCGCGCCAGACCCAGGAAGGCTATGACTGCAACACGGGCGCCGCCGCTTGCCCGTTCCCGGTCAAGGGCAAGATGGTCCTGGTCCAGCCCTCGGACGCTGACCGCGCGCTGCTGAAGAAGGTCACCGAAGAGGCCGTGCTGCCGAAGTGGGCCGCGCGCTGCTCGGCCCAGTGCGTGAAGGACTTCAACGCCACCGTCGGCAAGACGCTGGGCCTGACCGCTATGAAGTAG
- a CDS encoding TRAP transporter small permease subunit, whose protein sequence is MTQSEHFRLLGGLLRRAESFSRLAVWAGGALTVASVLLISFDVLARKFLGFTTGGADELSSYAFAISTSWALAFATLQRANVRVDVVYQYMPVRVAAVLDWISMVALAVFMVYLTYYAFEVVQTSWAQKSAANTPLATPLWIPQGLWALGLAWMCVTVALMLARASAALVTGDIELVRSICGVRSAQEEADEEAAAGERMVKGEAA, encoded by the coding sequence ATGACTCAATCTGAACACTTCCGCCTGCTGGGCGGGCTATTGCGGCGCGCCGAGAGCTTTTCGCGCTTGGCCGTGTGGGCCGGCGGCGCGCTGACGGTGGCCAGCGTGTTGCTGATCTCGTTTGACGTGCTGGCCCGCAAGTTCCTGGGCTTCACGACTGGCGGCGCGGACGAGTTGTCCAGCTATGCCTTCGCCATCAGCACCTCCTGGGCGTTGGCATTCGCCACGCTGCAGCGCGCCAACGTGCGCGTGGACGTGGTCTACCAGTACATGCCGGTGCGCGTCGCCGCCGTGCTGGACTGGATCTCCATGGTGGCCCTGGCGGTCTTCATGGTGTATCTGACGTATTACGCGTTCGAGGTGGTGCAGACCTCCTGGGCGCAGAAGTCCGCGGCCAATACGCCGCTGGCCACGCCTTTGTGGATTCCGCAGGGCCTGTGGGCGCTGGGCCTGGCCTGGATGTGCGTCACGGTCGCGCTGATGCTGGCGCGCGCTTCCGCCGCGCTGGTCACGGGTGATATCGAACTGGTCAGGAGCATTTGCGGCGTGCGTTCGGCGCAGGAAGAGGCCGACGAGGAAGCCGCCGCCGGCGAGCGCATGGTGAAGGGAGAGGCCGCATGA